TGGTGGCCCGGGTGTCCAGGATCCTGGAGTCGAGGGCGGCGAACGTGCCGGACCGGGTGGGCGTACCGGGCTTGTAGTCGCCCAGCACCTCGACGATCAGGTGCACGGCCGTGGCCGAGTTGTTGCGGATGGTCACCCCGCCGTTCGCGCCCAGCTTGACCGTCAACTGCTGGCTGATGGTGCTGCCGCCGACCAGCGACATCGTCACGTGGCCGTTCCAGACGGAACCGCTGGGGTACACCGACAGCGACCCGGCCGGGGCGTTGCCCGGCACCGTCACCTTGATGACCGCCGCCGGTGTCCCTGCCCGCCTGACGGGGGCGGTGACGGTGTGCCTGGGCGCGACGGCGCCCAGCCGGCCGCCGAGTCCGGACCGGGTGTCGAGCACCCGGACCGGGTTGCCGCGGACCGGAAAGTAGCTGCCGGCACCCGGGTCGGGGAACTGGGAGGCAGCCGTCCGGGAAGCGGACAGCGTGCCGGGAGCGGCCCCGACCGGCGGACTCGTCAGCAGTCCGACGACCAGCGAGCAACCGGCGAGGACGGCGAGGATTCTGGACATGGCGCGCTCCTCTGAGCCACCGGGATCCGGTCGCATCGGCCGGTTACGCCCCTTACTGGCTAGACACCTGACGTCGGCAATCCGTTGACAGCTCAGCTGACTTTTTCCGACCGCTTTCGCCATGGGGCGGCCCCGAATCCGCGGTGAGAGCGGGGTACTGGCGGCTGTGACCAGGCCGTCCCGACCCTGGTGAGGACGCGGGCGTCGCGGTTGACGGCGACGCAGAACTGCGGGGTGGCACAGGAGACCTTGCGCAGCTCCATGATGTCGATCCGGACCGGCTGTGACCAGGCGCCGTTGTCGTAGCTCACCGCCAATCCCTCGGCGTCCACCGCGACGCAGGACGTCGTAGAGGCACAGGACACCGAGGTCAACCTGCGAGCGCCGTCTATCACCACCGGCTGCCCCCACCCGTTGCCGGTATAGCTGACCGCGCGTCCAATGCGATCCACCGCGACGCAGAAGGTGGGACTGGCACACGACAGCGCCGAGACCTCCTGCCCGGGAAACGCATCGGTCCAGGCGCTCCATCCCGCCTCGGTGTAAGTACGCGCCCCGCCCCAGCGGTCCAACAGCACACAGAAGTCCTGGGAGGTGCGGCCGGTCGAAGGTCATCGACCGGCCGTCGTGGTCGATGGCCATGCAGAGGCTGGGGGAGGAGCAGGACACCCCTTCCATCGTCCTGCCGGCGTCGATCTGGACCGGCGCCGACCAGTGGTCTCCGTCGTAGCCGATCGCTGCCCCGGAGCCGATCGCGACGCAGAAGGTCTGCGACACGCACGAGACCGGCCGCCGGCCGGGCTCGTCGCCGGCCGGCCCGCCGCCGGCGAGTATCAGCCCTGCCGGCCGCCGGCCTAGTTCAGGCCGACGTCCACCGGAAAGGTCGACAGCAGCGACAGCGGCGCGGGCTGGCGGCGCAGCACCGTGCGCCACAGGGTGCCCGGCTGCGGGGAGAAGACGTCGTCCAGGCCGCCGGCGACCACGAACCAGCCGCCCGCGGCGATCTCGGCCTCCAGCTGGCCGACGCCCCAGCCGGCGTGGCCGGCGAACACCCGCAGGCTCTGCGCCCCGAGCGCGACCTCGGCCGGCTCGGCGTCCAGGTCGACCAGGGCCAGCCCGCCGCTGACCGCCCGCAGGCCGTTGCCGGCGTCGGTGGCTCCGGACAGCCGGCCCAGGCCCAGGGCGCCGTCGCGCTGCACCGGCCCGCCGTTGAAGACCACCGACGGATCGCTCATCACCTCTTGCCAGTTCGGCAGGATGTGCCCGACCGGGGTGTGCGACGGCCGGTTGATGATCACCCCGACGGTGCCTGTGTCATCGTGCTCGATCAGGAACACCACGGTGCGGAAGAACTCCGGGTCCGCCAGGGACGGCGCGGCGATCAGCAGGCGGTGGGCAGCGGGCGGCAACTGCCAGCTTGGTTCGGCGGGCACCATTACATCCTGCACCAATACTGTGCGTCGCGGGCTAACGTCGAAGGCTCGTGCGCCGAACGGAGTACGTACGGGTTGCCACGGCAACTCGAGAAGAAAGCGGATCACGTGACACCCCTGGTCGAGCACCTGCGTCCGGCCCAGCCCCTGCTGGCTCGGCTGGACTTCCGTCGACTGCTGTCGGTGCGGCTGTTCGGCCAGTTCGCCGACGGGGTGTTCCAGGCCTCCCTGGCCGGCACCATCCTGTTCAACCCCGAGCGCCAGGCGCAGGCCGCCGACATCGCGGCCGGTTTCGCGGTGCTGCTGCTGCCGTACTCGGTGCTGGGCCCGTTCGCCGGCGTGCTGCTGGACCGCTGGTCACGCCAGCGGGTGCTGCTCGGCGCCAACCTGCTACGGGCGCTGCTGGTCTGCGGGGTGGCCGCCGAGATGGCCGTCGGCGTGCACGGCATGCCGTTCTACCTGAGCGCGCTGGTGGTCATCTCGGTGAACCGGTTCGTGCTGTCGGCGCTGTCGGCGTCCCAACCGCACGTCGTCGAGCCCGAACGGCTGATCACCGCCAACGCGGTGTCCACCACCTGCGGCGCCGTGGTGGCCGCGACCGGCGGAGCCCTGGCCATCACGCTGCGCGCGCTGCTGGGCGGCAGCAACATCGACTACGCCGTGGTTGCCCTCGGCGCGGCGGCCGCCTACGCGCTGGCCGGCTGGCGGGCCTCGGGCTTCCACCTCCTGCAACTCGGCCCGGACGAGGACACCCGCGAGCACTCCGATTCGGTGCGCAACGTGCTCACCGGGCTGGCCGACGGCGCCCGGCACGTCCGCTCGCACCCGTCGGTGCTGCGGGCCTTCGCGGTGATCGGGGTGCACCGCTTCGCCTACGGGGTCACCGCAATCTGCACCCTGCTGCTCTTTCGCAACTATTTCTCCGATGCGGGAGTGTTCCGGTCCGGGCTCGCCGGCCTGGGCCAGGTGGTGGCCGCGATCGCGATCGGCGGCGGCCTGGCAGCCCTGCTGACCCCCATCGCCGCGCGCCGGATCGGCTACACCCGGTGGCCGGCGGCCCTGCTGATGCTCGCCGGAGTGGTGGAGTTGACGCTGGGGCTGCCGTTCAAGCTGCAGACCTTCCTGCCGGCCGCCGCGCTGCTGGGCCTGGCCGCCCAGGGGGTGAAGATCTGCGTCGACACCCTGATCGCCCAGCGGGTGGCCGATGACTACCGGGGCCGGGTGTTCTCGCTCTACGACACCCTGTTCAACGTGATCTTCGTGGCGGCCGGGGTGCTCACCGCGCTGGCACTGCCCGAGAACGGCAAGTCCACCACCGCGGTGACGGTGATCGGCTTCGCCTACCTGATCACCGGGGCGGTGTACCTGTTCGCCCGCGACACCGATCCGTTCGCTCCGGTCGGCGGCGTGCCGACCACCCTTCCGGTCAGGGACGAGTCCCCCCACGCCGAGCCGGTCAGGACGCAGTCCCCCTGGGACGAGCCGGCCATAACCGAGCCGGTGCGAGCCGAACCCGTCCGGGCTGCCCGGCCGGCCGCCCGGGACGCGGTGCGCCCGCTATAGCCGAGGCTGCGGGTCCTGCTGGCCGGCATGCCAGGCCCGCAACGCCTGAACGGCCTGCTCGTGGGTCAGCGGCCCGTGCTCCATCCGCAGTTCGAGCAGGTGCTTGTAGGCCTTGCCGACCAGCGGCCCCGGCTCGAGCCCCAGGATCGCCATGATCTCGGTGCCGTTGAGGTCGGGCCGGATCGCGTCCAGCTCCTCCTGCTCACGCAGCCGGGCGATCCGCTCCTCCAGCGCGTCATAGGTCGCGGCCAGCATGGCGGCCTTGCGCTTGTTGCGGGTGGTGGTGTCCGAGCGCACCAGCTTGTGCAGCCGGTCCAGCAACGGCCCGGCGTCGGCGACGTAGCGCCGGACCGCCGAGTCGGTCCACTCACCGCGTCCGTAGCCGTAGAAGCGCAGGTGCAGAAAGACCAGCCGGGCGATGTCCTCGGTCTGGTCCTTCGGAAACTTCAGCGCCTTCAGCCGGGCCTTGGTGAGCCGGGCGCCGACCACCTCGTGGTGGTGGAAGGTGACCAGCTTGGCCCCGCCCGGACCGTCGGCGAACCGCCGGGTGTCCGGCTTGCCGATGTCGTGCAGCAGCGCCGCCCAGCGCAGCACCAGGTCGGGCTCGGCGCCGGGTTCGCGCTGCTCCAGCTCGATCGCCTGGTCGAGCACCTGCAGGGTGTGGGCGTAGACGTCCTTGTGCTGGCCGTGCTCGTCGGCTGCCATCCGCAGCGCCGGCAGCTCGGGCAGCACCACGTCGGCCAGGCCGGTGTCGACCAGCACCTCCAGCCCCCGGCGCGGGTGCTTTCCGCCGATCAGCTTGTTCAGCTCGGCCTGCACCCGCTCGGCGGTGATCCTGGCCAGCTCGCCCGAGGACTGCCGGATCGCCTCGATCAGCGGCTCGGCCGGCGTGACCCCGAGCTGGGACACGAACCGGGCGGCCCGCAGCATCCGCAGCGGGTCATCGCCGAAGGACTCCTCGGGGGTGGCCGGGGTACGCAGCACGCCCCGCGCCAGATCGGCCAGCCCGCCGTACGGGTCGACGAAACCGCGGTCGGCCACCGAGACCGCCATCGCGTTCATGGTGAAGTCCCGCCGGCGCAGGTCCTCGGTGATGTCGGCGCCGAACGCGACCACCGGGTTGCGGCTGACCCGGTCATAGCTGTCGGCGCGGAAGGTGGTGATCTCACACGGCTGGCCGCCGATCTGCGCGCCGATGGTGCCGAATTCGATGCCGGTGGTCCAGGTGCCCGACGCCAGGGGAGACACCAGCTCCAGGACCCGCTCGGGGTGGGCGTCGGTGGTGAAGTCCAGGTCGTTGACCGGACGGCCCATCAACGCATCGCGCACCGGGCCGCCGACCAGGTAGAGCTGGTGGCCGGCCGCGGCGAACACCTCGCCCAGCCGGGCGGCCACCGGTGGGATCGGCACCAGCTCACCGGGGTTGCCGACCGCGGCCGGCGCTGCCGTATCGCTGCGATGCTCGCTCACCGGCCCACTAATCGCCGCGCCGTCCTGGGAAGCCTTGGCTCCCGTATCGCTGCGCTGCTCGCTCACGTCCACTGACCCTACTGAACCGCCAAGTAGCATCGTTGGCATGTCCCGTGCGTCGAACAACCGGCGTCCACGGCTTCCCCGGGTCGACGAGACCAGCGCCGGCGGGTTGGTGCTCGACCTGTCCGGACCCGTGCCGCACGGTGCGCTGATCGGGCGCACCAACAGGCGTGGACGCCTGCTCTGGTCACTGCCCAAGGGCCACCTGGAAGCGGGCGAGACCCTGGAACAGGCGGCGATCCGCGAGGTCGCCGAAGAGACCGGTATCACCGGCGACATCATCGGCAGCCTGGGCACCATCGACTTCTGGTTCGTGGTCGACGGCCGGCGGGTGCACAAGACCGTCCACCATTACCTGATGCGCGCCGTCAGCGGCGAGCTCTCCGACCAGGACGTCGAGGTCACCGAGGTGGCCTGGGTGCCGTTGCCGCGCATCGCCGACCGGCTGGCCTACTCCGACGAGCGCGGGCTGCTCGATGAGGCCTGCCGGTTGCTGCGGGACACCGCGTGAGCCGGCGCGGCCCCCGTCGAGCACTGACCGGCCGGCTGCCGGCCCTGACGGTCGCCGCGGCCCTGAGCCTGCTCAGCGTGGTCAGCGTGGCGCTGGCGCCGGCCGGCGGCGCGACCGGCCGGCCGCGGACCGCCGCACCGGCCGCGATCACCCCGGTCTCGATCACGCTGAACTCGATGAGCCCGCGCAGCCCGGACGCGACCAAGTCCAGCCAGCCGGTCACCTTCGCGGTGACGCTCACCAACAACACCGACAACACCTACTCCGACGTCGAGCTGGGCCTGCGCCGCGGCCTGTCGATCGGGCGCCAGGAACTGCTGGACGAGGCCCTCAAGCAGCCCCCGGACACCGACTACCAGGTGCCCGAGCCGCTGCGACTGGGCAAGCAGCTGTTGCCGCGGCAGAGCCTGAACCTCAGCTACCGCACCACCAACAACGACCTCTGCCTCTGCTTCGACGGGGTCTACCCCTACGCCCTGGTCGTCCGGGCGGTCAGTAACCCCAGCGTGGGCTCGGTGGAGCTCGGCCGGCTGCAGGTGTTCGTGCCGTCCTTCATAAACGTGCCCCAGCCGGTCCTGCACGGCTGGGTCTGGCCGCTGCTCGACACCCCGCACCGCTCGGTGGACGAGGGCGTCTTCCTGGACGAGCAGCTGGCGGGCTCGGTCGGACCCGGCGGCCGGCTCGACCGGGCGCTCAGCACCGCCGAGCTGGTCGCCGGCAAGGCCCGGCTGACCCTGCTGGTCGATCCCGACCTGCTGGACAGCCTGGCCGTGATGGCCGGACCGGCCGGCTACAAGGTGCGGGCCGGCACCGGAACCGTCCCGGGCACCGGCGGCCGGCTCGCCGCCGACTGGCTGGGCCGGCTCAAGCTGCTGCAGGCCGAGCACGACGTGGTGCTCACCGCCTACGCCGACCCGGACGTCAACGCCGTCTCCCGGGCCGGCCTGAAGTTCTCCACCGCCCTGGAACCACAGGTGCAGGCGCGGATCGCCCCCACCCTCAACGGCGACTTCTCCTCCGACCTGCTCACCTGGCCGGCCGGCAGCGCGCTGACCGGCAAGGCGCTGAACGCCCTGGTGGGTGGCGGGGCGTCGACGGTGCTGCTCAGCGACGCGGCGCTGCCCGGCCAGAACGACACCGAGCCGCGGCCCGACGCGCTCTCGCCGCTGCCCTCGGCGGCCGGCAAGGCGCTGGCCCTGGTCACCGACAGCGCCATCCAGGCCACCGTGGCCCGGGCGCTGCGGATGGGCTCGGCAGCGGCCAACGACCAGCAGACGTTGCTGGCGCAGCTGGCGATCCGGGCGGCCCAGCAGCCCGAGCGCAGCCACTTCGTGGTGATCGCGCCCGACCGCTACATCAACGCCAACCCGGTGACGGCGGCCCAGACCATCCTGGCCGCGAACGGAGCCAGCTGGGCGCGTCCGATCGCCCTGCGCTCGGCGCTGCGGACGGTCACCCCGGTGGACCGCGGTGCCCTGCACACCGGCGCCGAGAGCGCCGCCGCCGAGCTCAACCCGTCCGACATGGCGGCGCTGCGCCGGATCGAGCAGCAGGTCGCGTCGATGAACGAGGCGCTGCGCGACAACGACG
The nucleotide sequence above comes from Jatrophihabitans sp.. Encoded proteins:
- a CDS encoding CCA tRNA nucleotidyltransferase, producing MSEQRSDTGAKASQDGAAISGPVSEHRSDTAAPAAVGNPGELVPIPPVAARLGEVFAAAGHQLYLVGGPVRDALMGRPVNDLDFTTDAHPERVLELVSPLASGTWTTGIEFGTIGAQIGGQPCEITTFRADSYDRVSRNPVVAFGADITEDLRRRDFTMNAMAVSVADRGFVDPYGGLADLARGVLRTPATPEESFGDDPLRMLRAARFVSQLGVTPAEPLIEAIRQSSGELARITAERVQAELNKLIGGKHPRRGLEVLVDTGLADVVLPELPALRMAADEHGQHKDVYAHTLQVLDQAIELEQREPGAEPDLVLRWAALLHDIGKPDTRRFADGPGGAKLVTFHHHEVVGARLTKARLKALKFPKDQTEDIARLVFLHLRFYGYGRGEWTDSAVRRYVADAGPLLDRLHKLVRSDTTTRNKRKAAMLAATYDALEERIARLREQEELDAIRPDLNGTEIMAILGLEPGPLVGKAYKHLLELRMEHGPLTHEQAVQALRAWHAGQQDPQPRL
- a CDS encoding YqgE/AlgH family protein, which translates into the protein MPAEPSWQLPPAAHRLLIAAPSLADPEFFRTVVFLIEHDDTGTVGVIINRPSHTPVGHILPNWQEVMSDPSVVFNGGPVQRDGALGLGRLSGATDAGNGLRAVSGGLALVDLDAEPAEVALGAQSLRVFAGHAGWGVGQLEAEIAAGGWFVVAGGLDDVFSPQPGTLWRTVLRRQPAPLSLLSTFPVDVGLN
- a CDS encoding NUDIX hydrolase — its product is MSRASNNRRPRLPRVDETSAGGLVLDLSGPVPHGALIGRTNRRGRLLWSLPKGHLEAGETLEQAAIREVAEETGITGDIIGSLGTIDFWFVVDGRRVHKTVHHYLMRAVSGELSDQDVEVTEVAWVPLPRIADRLAYSDERGLLDEACRLLRDTA
- a CDS encoding MFS transporter, with translation MTPLVEHLRPAQPLLARLDFRRLLSVRLFGQFADGVFQASLAGTILFNPERQAQAADIAAGFAVLLLPYSVLGPFAGVLLDRWSRQRVLLGANLLRALLVCGVAAEMAVGVHGMPFYLSALVVISVNRFVLSALSASQPHVVEPERLITANAVSTTCGAVVAATGGALAITLRALLGGSNIDYAVVALGAAAAYALAGWRASGFHLLQLGPDEDTREHSDSVRNVLTGLADGARHVRSHPSVLRAFAVIGVHRFAYGVTAICTLLLFRNYFSDAGVFRSGLAGLGQVVAAIAIGGGLAALLTPIAARRIGYTRWPAALLMLAGVVELTLGLPFKLQTFLPAAALLGLAAQGVKICVDTLIAQRVADDYRGRVFSLYDTLFNVIFVAAGVLTALALPENGKSTTAVTVIGFAYLITGAVYLFARDTDPFAPVGGVPTTLPVRDESPHAEPVRTQSPWDEPAITEPVRAEPVRAARPAARDAVRPL